A stretch of the Streptomyces sp. WMMB303 genome encodes the following:
- a CDS encoding acylphosphatase: MSEQFAEQFAEEPEKVRPEEPARLTAWVRGEVQGVGFRWFTRAAALRIGRLVGFALNLGDGRVQIVAEGTRADCGHLLEWLRSGDTPGRVDGVTEIWDTPRGGYRGFAIR; this comes from the coding sequence ATGAGCGAGCAGTTCGCCGAGCAGTTCGCCGAAGAACCCGAGAAGGTACGGCCCGAGGAGCCCGCGCGGCTGACCGCCTGGGTGCGCGGGGAGGTGCAGGGCGTCGGCTTCCGCTGGTTCACCCGCGCGGCGGCGCTGCGGATCGGCCGGCTCGTCGGTTTCGCGCTGAACCTCGGTGACGGCCGGGTCCAGATCGTCGCGGAGGGCACCCGCGCCGACTGCGGACACCTGCTGGAGTGGCTGCGGAGCGGGGACACGCCCGGGCGCGTCGACGGGGTCACCGAGATCTGGGACACACCACGCGGGGGGTACCGCGGCTTCGCGATCCGGTGA